A stretch of DNA from Streptomyces sp. HUAS 15-9:
CCGGCCGCGGATGTCGGCCGGCCCGGTCTCGACCGGAGCGGAGGCAATCGTCGTTGACATGTGGTCAGGTTCCTTCCTGGAGCACCAAGATCCGTCACTGCCAGCTGCGCGGGGCCCGGTAGGAGTGCGGCCTCCTCCACCACCGGGAGCCGTTGACCGGACGTCCCGCCTCGCTCTCCTGCGCCTCCGCGCACAGCGCGAGCAGTACGACGGTGAGCGCGGCCAGTTCCTCGTCACTCGCCTGCCCACGCTCGATGCGCAGCGCCGGTTGTACTTGGCCCGAATCGCTCATGCCCTCTCCTCCAGCTCTTCGGACACCGTCGAATGAGCCGCTAGAGAACGGCTCCTCCCCGACTTGAGGACCATCACAAAAGCTTGCTTACGCCCTATTTCCGGCGTGAATTCGGCCCCGTCACCCGTCCCCCGGCCCCCGTCACGCCCTCCCCCGGCACCCGTCACACGTCCCTGGCGCGCACGGTCACACGTCCCTGGCGCGCACCGACCGCAGCCCACGCGCCAGCGCCTGCGCGCTCGCCGTGGCGCCGCCCACCCCCGTCATCACCACGGCCACGGCCGAGCCCGGCTCGGCCGCACCGCGCCGGGCGATCTCGTAGGCCGCGCTGCCGCCCGGCCCGCAGCCGCCGAGGACGAGTCGGCGGTCGGGGGCGAGCATCTCGCGCAGCACGGACACCGACACCTCCGCCGGTCCCTCCATGCGCAGGGCCACGATCCGTTCGGGTCCCTGGTGGTCACGGGCAAGGACCTCGTAGGCACCGGCCGGCACACCCGGCACCCCGATCAGGCAGATGACGTCCGAGAGCGGTTCCCCGGGGCGCAGCACGGCCAGGGCGAGGCCGCGCGGCGCGGGCGAGCGCGGGGCCACCCGGGGCACGTCGGAGGTGCGCAGCGGCTCCAGCACCTGGGCGACGGTGC
This window harbors:
- a CDS encoding acyl-CoA carboxylase subunit epsilon, which encodes MSDSGQVQPALRIERGQASDEELAALTVVLLALCAEAQESEAGRPVNGSRWWRRPHSYRAPRSWQ